The genomic window TATGAGAGTTCCTTAAAAGAAATACCCTTTCTTCTTTATTGTATGTTTGATGGATTCTCGATCGATTAATTTCCTTATGGTCTACGGCATGTCTCTCCATGAGTGAGAAAGGCTAAGCTCCGTACCCTAGCTAGCTATTACCTGCAGGCTGGCCTGATCAGTCAAGTGGCCATAATGCAAAAGTCATCCAGTGATTACTTCACTGATTTGCACAAAAACGTATGGCCAGTACACAAAAAGGCTGATGAGATCTACTATTACTACCACCACTACTGCTACGATTCAAACATTTCTGAAACTATCAACTCACATTGGCTCAACAATGATTTGCAAGGCCGTGCAATATTCATTCACACATTTAGCCAGCCATTCAAGAATAGCAAAagatcaaaaagaaaaagatctcttcttccttccttctctctttcttcgcATTGCAATTCATCACTGAAACCCTGCAGGGAATCTGGTGGATGACTTAAATTAACAACATTGAAGCCCTCATATGGATGGCATAAATGCCCTCCATTTACTAGGATCAAATGCACATTTATTTGCGAGGGAGTTATTTCTAGCTCATCATCGCACAACAACCTACTGGGATCGATAGATGAGCTCGAAATATTGCAAAAGCTATTACTACTAGCATagcccttcctcctcttctcttctcccatctctctccctctctaaatGGCCACTGTCCTCGTGCACCCTGTCCGGTCCGGCCGGCTAGCTTGCCAATGCCATGTGTCCACTCATCTCGTACTGTCTTTTTCCCCtgtctaattaattaaatttgctGGCTTTATTATTTTGCATGCCATTATTATGAACCAACCAAACATACTACTCCTACCAATTAGTAGCAGCTGGTCATGCAATTccacacctctctctctctctatctctgtttttttattcgGTTCTTAGCTTtggaagaattttttttcttagacaaTAACATCCAAAAAGAGCATGGATTTCCTGCTTTCgtttaataaaaaatagagtTGATCCAGTTTATAAGTGAAACTGGACTCAGAACCTTACAGCTAAACGTTTATGGAAGATATTGTTGCATTGCTATTTAAATTGTGTGTAGATGGTGGTTGCATGCTATTGCTGAGACAGCATGGCATGTGTGcgttttttttgcaaatgaCAATGACGTCGATCGCCGATGGCTTTCGTTTGGATTGTTGATAAAAGTAGCAGCATGTACTTTCGCTTCCCTGTCTTTTCGTTGGGAAAATGCTACTAcagccctgtttagttccaaaatatttcttcagaCTTCTAAccttttatcacatcaaaactttcctacacacataaatttctaacttttccgttacatcgttccaatttcaactaaacttttatttttggtgtgaactaaacacacactcTAAAACAAAATATACCACCCAAGAACACCAGGAGGAGAGTCTTCTCTTCATGCTGTTGGTGCAAATGGGTTGGGACCATAGTATCTACACACATATATGCCATTTTCAACTTGACTAACTTGAGTACTATACGTTGACCAGaaataggaagaggaagagtACAAGGACCCTGGCAATATATGCTGATTAAcctatgacaaaaaaaaaaggattgatGAAATTAAGATTTTCAAAGTGTACAACTATGAGAAGTTGAGAAGATAATTAATTTCTTGCAAGGACATCTTGGGAATGTCACTTGCATGTGTGAGGTGCAACGTACGTAAAATTCGTCAATATTCTGTGTAGCATTGGCAAATATCATCCCTAGGCAAGAATTATATTGAGAAATTGTGCGTAGCGATTCGTGCAGGCTAGAGATAGGGGACGATAAGAGTAAAACTCGTTAGCCTATATACATATTGACCGTGTGAGAGAATTGATCATATATGTGGATCTAGATTGTAATAAAACCGACCGGTTAAATAACAGAACTGATACAACAATATATGGTAAATGCAAAtgcatttttctattttaaaataattgttaagaaatgAATCACAGTATATGCTAATCTGCAAAAACAGCAAGAAATAGGGACACGTGACACTTGGCGCGCTGCGATTCGTGCAGGCTAGGGGGCAGGGCTGAGCAAGGGCAACTCATTAGCCTGCGCAGATTGAGCTGGGAGGAGTTAAGGGCGTGCCACCGGATCACAGCTCGCCCATTTCCAGCGAAATTGTTCATCACCAGGGACCATATTCGTACATTTATATGTACACACATTATATGTGTGCGtccatgcatccatccatcgccAACTAGTATCATTAGTCCAAGATTGGATGGGTCCAAATAAGCTGGTAGCTAGCCGGCTTGATCAGGAGCAACCTTTACTGTTTAATATGCCATTCCACTGCATGCATTTAGATGGCCCAACATTTCAAGCCCCCTCAGAAGGTAGTGAACTCTTTAATAATCCCCCTTCCTACTGCTTTGGAGTCCTGCATGCATGAATGGGGCAATGCCATTGACCTATATCTTCAGGAAAATATGTCgtcggtatttttttttcttcgtgtcaactactccctccgtttcatattgtaagtctttctagcattgcccatatttatatagaagttaatgaatctagatacacatatatgcctatattcattaacacctatatgaatatagacaatactagaaaattttacattgtgaaactgaGGAAGTATATACTATCTTTGTTTACAAATACTCACATGGACACTGCACGTAGAGTATTCATGACCCGGAGGAATTATAACTTGTTGGTTTTTTTAGTTTGACTTTGGCCAATAAAGGTTTGACCCAACAATAACTTTAAGActatgtaattatattgtaatataAATGTGGTATAGTTAGATTATTGTAGTCAATAATGGTGCCCTAATATTCTACACTTGGAGCTAATCATTTTTATACTAAAAAACAGTGGTCAAATTTGTATATGATTAAGTCAAAACATATAAGTATTTATATCAAAGGAGTAATTTAAAACTGTTAGATCTATATATGATCGTAAATAATGGCTTTATGGAAATggagagaatgatttttatcttttttgtgtAAATTTGTAACCACTAATGGACGAACTCTTACCCGGCCAATATGGAATCATGTATTACCTGTTTTCACTTTAGTAATACAAGGatccataaataaataatacttttttAGGAAACGGAGAATATAATGCCCCAACCAAGTGCAAATTAACAGGGAATGAACTTTTCTGAAAGTTAATGTATAGAACAATATCATCTAACATTCAGTGAAATTCCCAAACcaatagcaccaaaacatactgtgcaatttatattttcttttgaaatgcCCCGGTGTCCTAAACTATTAAGGcgtccacaattttttttagaaaaaatcaacATTTGTAACTGACAGTATATATGTTTAGTTAATGTCATGCATGcgcgaaagggcctgtagcctagtggttacaagagcctcagtagcacctgaggtcctgggttcgactccccataggagcgaattttccaggaattaacggcgttgtgctttcagtggtaggcgatgtacccgtcgacagcgaggcgcctatggtgacttcgtcaatctctccaggatttgccggcccagtcttcgaagatgctcatagggtagggtttgcgtgcgtgtgttcatagggtgaggatttgccggcccagtcttcgaaaaTGCTCATAGGGTAGgatttgcgtgcgtgtgttcatagggtgagtgcgcgtgcgttgtgagtatctgcgttgtactgtgtaattctaaaaaaaaagtgggtGCCAAAAAAAGCTACATTTGAGGTTCTAagttaatcggagaaaaagaaagtaaGAATTGCACAATTTGATAGTTATTATAGCCTTATAGATTCAGATAATGACGGTGAGTTAGTGATGTTGTATACAATATACATATGTGTTATTAGCGGTTTTAAAAgtcaatgtaaaaaaaaacatgttgaaaaaactcaaaattaactctaaaaataaagttttaaaattcaaactttagcGAAGGCTGATAAACTAATGAACAAACAATGAGAGATGTTAATAgacatatacatatagtttgCATAGAAAATACAATATACTATTTCAAACGGCACAAATTGCACGAGACATTTGACTAGTTGGACTAATTTAATTTCACATGCTTAGATGTAAGCTGACCAGCTAGCTAGGTGCTTATTAAGGGCCAAGTACGTTCCTTTCGCGTAATCAAGTACCTGCTGCCACCAACCAGCTGTGTGTGTGggcattgcaatttgcaagaaaagaagagaggccAATGCATATATTGCCTCTCTGGGAGTGGGCCCCAGGTGGCGGTCACGGTGTACTCCCACCGTccgtaaaaaaaagataaaccctaggtttccgtgtccaatatttgactgtacatcttatatgaattttttttataattagtatctttattattgttagatgataaaacatgattaatactttatgacttgtttttttaattttcttcatatttttttaaataaaacgaatggtaaAACGTTAGAtatggtttgtcttttttttggacggagagagtagcttcTAGTGTACGGGCCGACTCCTCACCGGACCgtcgcgatcgatcgatcggtcgctGACCCGTGGGCCCGGGTGCCGGTGGCGCCACCACCGTTTCGTGACGATTTCTCGCGAGGCCAACATGTCCTTGTATATGCAACCACGCGTGCCAGCGCCTCGCTCGTCGGCATTTATGCTTAGGTTATCCGTGCCGTCGCCGAATAGTGTTCTAGTTGGAGAGCTTCGAATGACCGATGCTTGCCTTCGCATCGCCATTAACTACTCTCTCGATGATCTCTCTTGTTCAACGCGCACAATGACATAATGCAACTATAAGCCCAGTTTGAGTTCACTAAAGATAAATATTAAGTGCAGACACGTAAAATGAGAAAACCAccagcacataattaattaagttttaattattttaaaattaaaaaaaatatttatctgatattttaaaacaaattatatatagaaatatttcgTACGAAATAAATTGTTTAGTAATTTGGAAACGTGCTAACAAAAAACCACGGTAATACTTGtatcttaattagaaaaaacGAAGCTGTAACTACCTTAGATTTTCTTTTATGATCATCGATGATGACAAGCTAGTAATCAATTAGTTAATTATTATGGCGTCGTCGTTccaaggaggaaggaaggaatggtcaagatatataaataaaaaagacaGGGGCAAGAGaacaaaacatgattaattTTGATAGTAACACCGGCAAATAAATGATGAGAGGATTGCATTTAGACCGGAAatagagcagcagcagccgagcGAGCACACACTACTGGTACACTTTAAATTTCAGCTAATAGATAGCTAGAACACCTTTTAATTTTATGGCATTCCGTATATATACTAACGTTCTAGCTACATACACATACATACTCCTATATACAAGTTGTGCAATTCGCGGGGCATTTAAGAACACGGACAAAAATTTGGGCCAGAAAGCACTGAAAAGATGGGCAGGGATAATGACAACTACGAGCTCTACGCTGCCGCAACAGTATGGCAAATTTAAGGCCTCATTCAATACTGTCGTACACATATTCTCCAAGCAAAAACCAACCCAAAAACCCCCAAAAAAGATACCTCCCCGGAAACGCTCCCAAAAACCCATATCTCCAACCCACAAATTTAGCCAAACTATATCTATCCATATATACACATGAAGCTAGTATCTCTtcccccctctccttcctccaaTAATCTTTGAGCAGACATCGTCTCTACCACTCCAACAAAACACTTCATCCTTCTTCTGATCAATTCTGATTTGATCTTGATGTGGTGCAGTTATTATTAGCATTAGCTATAGCAAGAGACAGAGACAGGGAGATGTTGCAGAGATACACTAGCTACAAGCTAGCTAGGTACTATCTCCATCACAAAATACTTGTtgctttgagtttttatttgtaactttagatcattcgtcttattcaaaaaattatgaaattattatttattttgtttgtgatttgctTTGTTATCaatagtactttaagtataacttattatttttatatttttactcatttttcaaataaaacgaatgatcaaacgttgtaaagaaaaaagtcaaagcgacaacTAAAccgggacggaggtagtagctggCTGGCCAGTGAGTGAGAGTAGAGTGTAGTGTAGTGTGTGTTCGTGCGCGTGTGCAAGCTAAGCTCGAGCTGGTGTACTTAGTTAAGCCGCGATCTAGAGTAGGTCGAGACTTATTTGGTCCCGGGCCGGGGCCGGAGGCGATCGATCGGTCTATCGATCGTCCAGCCACGGCCAacccagccagccagccagccgccCCTGCCCCTCGCCCTGGCTCCCCTCATCAAAACGCTGGAAACATTTCGCCAGCAGCCGCAGCTACCGTGCTTCAATGCCGCACTTATACTGAACCtgcccaagaaaaaaaaaaccctacatACCCTCTCATCTCCACCGTTCATATCACACATTTCTCCAATGATCCAATCACACATATCACCgttcagaaaaaaagagaaaatttaaaatggttTGTAGTGATAATGTGataattttaagaagaaaaatGTATGGTTAGATGGGTAataagaggaggaaggaggaggagtagaGTAATAAACAGGGGCCAGAAAAAGGGAAGCAGGGGGCATGAACGCATCATCCAGCTTTACCAGCACtctctgtttgtttttttctctttccatTTATAACCGAAATGAATGTTCATTGAAGGCTTTACATTAATGGACAGAAGTCAATACCCGAACCATTCATCCTCTGCTGCTACAACACCAGCGACAACGCGCGAGGTGACAAGGATgcatatggatggatggatgatgatGCATGGATGATGATATGATCAAAACGGAACAAATCCAATGggtgaaaaagaaagaggaaaagaaaatttgtggtttgtgatggtggtggtgtgtgATTTGGTGGTTACAACAAGAGGAAAAGTGACAAGCATGGTGCGTTCTTGACTCCCTCGTTCTGAAAGCCTTCTGTTGATTGGTGATGTCCTGAAAACTGATTGATTGACTGACTTGCATAAATGCCTAAGAGCGAtcgaaaatgaaaaaaaaaataaaaaaaacccgAATGAAATTCCTGCAATCTgatgagagaggagaaagaaaaaaaaagatatgcaaaAATGCAACGAAAACCTAAACAagagttattttttttgaacgatgCATGGTttgatggatggatcatggcTAGCTCGATAATGGATGggcgaaagagagagagatagagagagagttGCATCAGCttcagatgcagcagcagcagcagcagcagcaggtggagTCCATGAATGCGAGCATTCAACGCGCCAACcaactctctctcctccgatgATGGCGAAGCGGGTGCAATGCAATGGcgagctcggtggcggcggcggcggcgatcaggGGTGGTGGCCATGGGCGGAGCAGTTGAGCGCGGCCTTGATCTGCTCGACGGTGGTGGTGATCAGCCCGTTGACGGTGGCGACAGACTCGGCGTTGAGCTTCGACGACGGCAGGCTGCTGACGAGGATCTGGAACGCGACGGTGACGACGGacccgccgccagcgccgccgccgcccccgccgcgcgcggcggcgagcggccccGCGCTGCTGGTcgacgcccccgccgccgagccCGGGCGGCCATCGGGGAGGATGGTGAACCCCGACGGCAGCAGCGGGATGCTTGACGGGTCCTCGCCGCTCATCACGACGTTCGCCGCCGGGATGTCGATCGGCGAGTACACCACCAGCGACCCCGACGCGTCCGTGCAGCTCTCCTGCAGTATCAGCATGCTGTTCTGGCTCGCATTCAAGCCCTGCAGATCGAGACGACGCCATTAACGACGTAATCGCATTAAACTCGCCGCAGCATGGCATTTCGAGGTTTAAGGTTTGGAGATGCGATCATGGAGAGGGTTAATTAGGGCTAATTACTCTTAGCAGCGAGATGCAGTTCCCCGGGTTTGAGCCGTTGGGGATGCGCGACACTTCCTGGACTTGATTGCCGTGCGACAGGACGTCccactgcagcagcagcaatggcggGCACAGTGAGTGAGTGAGCGACATCAATGGCTGAGAGAGTGGATGGCTGACCTGGGAGCGGGTGTTCTCGTCGCGGACGAAGGCGAAGACGTGGTCGCAGGGGACGGGGAGCCagatggaggtggcggcgctgagGACGACGCCGTTGGGCTGGCCGGGGTCCGTGCTCCGGTGCATGGTGACGCGGACGCTCACCTCGTTGGAGCCCGACAGCGTCGTCCACTGGTGCATCTGCGACGCCCCCAGGCTCGAGCAGAAGCTGTTCACCATCCGCTGCGACAGCTTCATCATGCTCCTCTTCCCCTCCGGCGTCACTGCGTGCCCAACCACGGCGAGCCCGGACAATGTCAGTGTCATGGCGAGAGAAAAACGCAACGACGACTGTGATGTCGAGCGCTCGACGGGTGCATACCACCGGCGATATGGTGCGGGACGCCGAGCGCGACGAGGGAGGCGTAGCGCTCGCACGCGCGCTGGAGCGCGGCGAGCCAGCGGTGCGCCCCGAACGCGGCGCCGCTCAGCACGAGGTCACGGTACAGCACGTTGATCGggctcttctcctccacctccatgtGTTCGACCCAGGTCACCTGCATGTACGCGAGCGTGCGCGACGTCGTCAGCGAGCCGAAACCAAAACACCATTGCGTGCGGCACATTGTCCATCGCGTATACCTTGGAGTAGCCATTGGCCATGTCAGCGATGAGGCACCCCGACGGGAGCCGgcgggagcgcggcggcggcgcgccgaagTGGGCGTCGCGCTGCAGGTCGACGGAGACGTCGGCGATGGCCCATAGCCCCTGCTCGATCTGCCGGCAGTAGCGGACGAAGTTCACCTCCCGGGTCGGGACGGCCGGCGTCATGATGTGCAGCTCCTCGTACATCTACACCCACAACACAAACATCACAAGATCAAAATGGAAAAAACTCACAAAAGAATTTGCTCGATTgatgcaatggcaatggcaatgtgGGTTTACCAGAATCAAGGACTCGCTTCTCCCTCCCATGCCATTCACGAGCACATCAATGGTGTGAGCTTTGGACACGATGCTTGGGAAGAACTCCATCCACTTGTTCTGCGATGGCGATGAACCAATCAATCAAATGAGCAAAATGGAGAATGGTTGTGGCGTCGAACAGCTTGATTACCGTGTCCATGAACAcgtcggcgagggcgacggcgctcATGAGCACGAGGCCGGACTCGCGGGACCCCTCGACGTTGATGCTGGGGGCGCGGTACGAGCCGCCGGGCTTGGAGAAGATGCTGTCGTAGGTGTCGACGTTGAGGGTCTcgcgggcgt from Oryza glaberrima chromosome 6, OglaRS2, whole genome shotgun sequence includes these protein-coding regions:
- the LOC127778101 gene encoding homeobox-leucine zipper protein ROC8: MDFGDEPEGSDSQRRRKRYHRHTPRQIQQLEAMFKECPHPDENQRAQLSRELGLEPRQIKFWFQNRRTQMKAQHERADNCFLRAENDKIRCENIAIREALKNVICPTCGGPPVGEDYFDEQKLRMENARLKEELDRVSNLTSKYLGRPFTQLPPATPPMTVSSLDLSVGGMGGPSLDLDLLSGGSSGIPFQLPAPVSDMERPMMAEMATRAMDELIRLAQAGDHIWSKSPGGGVSGGDARETLNVDTYDSIFSKPGGSYRAPSINVEGSRESGLVLMSAVALADVFMDTNKWMEFFPSIVSKAHTIDVLVNGMGGRSESLILMYEELHIMTPAVPTREVNFVRYCRQIEQGLWAIADVSVDLQRDAHFGAPPPRSRRLPSGCLIADMANGYSKVTWVEHMEVEEKSPINVLYRDLVLSGAAFGAHRWLAALQRACERYASLVALGVPHHIAGVTPEGKRSMMKLSQRMVNSFCSSLGASQMHQWTTLSGSNEVSVRVTMHRSTDPGQPNGVVLSAATSIWLPVPCDHVFAFVRDENTRSQWDVLSHGNQVQEVSRIPNGSNPGNCISLLRGLNASQNSMLILQESCTDASGSLVVYSPIDIPAANVVMSGEDPSSIPLLPSGFTILPDGRPGSAAGASTSSAGPLAAARGGGGGGAGGGSVVTVAFQILVSSLPSSKLNAESVATVNGLITTTVEQIKAALNCSAHGHHP